The genomic interval AGTGAAGTAAATTTTAGCAATTTATACAACGTACTTCTTGCTCAGTTTATGGCCGTTTCAAGTCTAAGAGACAAAAAAGAGACGCAGGAAATTTATTTTAATTCTATTCTTTACAAAGAAAAATATTTTAAATATTCAGCTTCAAAAGATGATTTACAATATCTATATCTTAAAATAAAATCGTGAAATCTCTTAATTAAAATTAATTTTATAAAAACATTTTACATCATTTTCTAATGAACAATTTTTACGCTCTGGCTTTTTCTCTTTTATTTTTTACTTCAATATTCAGCCAAAAAAACAAAACTAAAACTGCTGAAACTTCTAAACCATTTGTTTTAGGTGTTATTGATGAAATTCAATCAAAAGAATTAGGAGAAAAAAGAATCTTAAATATTTATCTTCCTGAAGGCTACAATCCAAACGAAGATGAAAAATACCCAGTTATTTATTTGTTAGATGGTTCTGCCGACGAAGATTTTATTCATATTTCTGGATTAGTTCAATTTAATAGTTTTGAATGGATCAATCAGGTTCCAAAATCGATTGTAGTTGGTATTGCAACTGTTGACAGACGTAGAGATTTTACATTTCCGACAACGGTAGAAAACGATAAAACTCGTTTTCCAAGCACTGGTCATTCTGATCAATTTATAGCTTTTATCGAAAAAGAACTACAGCCTTTTATTGATAAAAAATATAAAACTAACGAATCAAAAATGATTATTGGTCAATCTCTTGGCGGATTATTAGAAACCGAAATTTTATTTAAAAAACCTTCTCTTTTTAATAAATACGTTATTGTTAGTCCGAGTTTATGGTGGGATAATGGCTCTTTGCTAAATTCAGATTCTGAAATATTGAAAGAAAATTTCAGCCAAAAAACCGAAATTTATATCGCTGTGGGTAAAGAAGGTTTAACTCCAACTGCAATTCCGCGTGTAATGGAAGTTGATGCAAATTTATTGGCAGAAAAAATAAAATTCTCAAAAAGCAAAAGCATTAAAGTATACTTTGATTATTTCCCTGAAGAAAATCACGGAACGATATTGCATCCCGCAGTTGCTAATTCCTTTAAATTCTTTTATCCTCTGTCTAAAGAATAAAATAGCTTTATAAAATGACTAAATGTGAAATGTAAATCAATGTACTGATTTTACATTTCACATTTTTTTTACCCCAACCATCCTTCTCTATCCAAACTTCTATATTGAATTGCTTCAGAAATATGTTGCGAAATAATATTTTCTGAATTGTCTAAATCAGCGATAGTTCTGGAAACCTTCAAAATTCTGTCATAAGCTCTTGCAGAAAGATTTAAACGCTCCATCGCGGTTTTCAGCAATTCTTTTGAAGCTTCGTCTAAAGCACAAAATTCACGAATCAGTTTACTGCTCATTTGAGCGTTGTAATGAACATTTTCAACCGTTTCAAATCTTTTGGTTTGAATTTCTCTTGCTGCTGTAACACGTTTCCGAATTTCTACACTACTTTCTGCTTTTCTGTCATCGGCTAATTTTTCGAATGGAACGGGCGTAACTTCAATATGAATATCTATTCGATCTAATAACGGACCTGAAATTTTACCCATATAACGTTGCATTTCGTGAGGAGAGGTTGTGTTTGGCATACCTGGATCATTAAAAAATCCACTCGGACTCGGATTCATACTAGCCACAAGCATAAATGAAGATGGATAAGTAATCGTAAATTTCGCTCGTGAAATAGTTACTTCTCGATCCTCCAAAGGCTGACGCATTACTTCTAAAACATCTCTTTTAAACTCTGGCAATTCATCCAAAAATAAAACACCATTGTGCGCCATTGAGATTTCTCCAGGCTGCGGATAACTTCCGCCTCCAACCAATGCAACATTAGAAATAGTATGATGCGGACTTCTAAATGGACGCTGATTCATTAAACCAACTTCTTTTAGTTTTCCTGCAACACTGTGAATTTTAGTTGTTTCTAAAGCTTCTCTCAAAGTCATAGGCGGCAAAATACTTGGAACTCGTTTTGCCAACATGGTTTTTCCTGCTCCAGGAGGACCGATCAAAATTATATTGTGACCACCAGCTGCCGCAATTTCCATACAGCGTTTGATGCTTTCTTGACCGCGCACATCTGAAAAATCAAATTCGGGGAAATCTAGCGTTTTGTAGAATTCTGCTCTTGTATCAATTACGGTTGGTTGTAAAGTTCCTTTTCCTGAGAAAAAATCAATAATTTCTTTTAGATTTTCAACTCCGTAAACATCTAAACCTGAAACAATCGCAGCTTCTTTTACGTTTTGAATGGGAAGAAAAAAACCTTTATAACCTTCTTCTTTAGCTTTTATTGCAATTGGCAAAGCTCCACGAATGGGCTGTAGACTTCCGTCAAGAGAAAGTTCTCCCATTATAATATAACGCTCAATTTCCGGAGCTTTTATCTGATCTGAACCAACAAGAATTCCCATAGCTAAAGTCAAATCATACGAAGAACCTTCTTTTCTGAGATCGGCAGGCGCCATATTGATTGTGATTTTCTTTCCTGGAAGACTAAATCCATTGTTTTTTAATGCTGCTGCAATTCGGTAACTGCTTTCTTTTATTGCATTATCTGGCAATCCAACTAAATGATAACCAATACCTTTATCCATATGAACCTCAACTGTGATTGTTGTCGCTTCTACTCCAAAAACAGCACTTCCGTAAACTTTTACTAACATAAATTATATTCATTAAATCTTTTTTAAAACTAATGAAAAATAATTAATTGTAAATATTTTATTACAAATAATATTAGTTAATACAGGTATTTATCATTTATTCTTCCAAAAATTTACGAAACTCTTTCTCAATTTCTTTCTTAAGAGGAAATATCAATTTTTCCAATTTTTGATATTCTGAGTCAAAATTAAATGTAAAGCCTAAGTTATCTTCCTTATTAATTTCTTGCATATACTTGTATTGGTCATATATATTAAAAAAGTCTCGACAATGTATCATATAATTTACAAGCATTATTTCAGTTTTGTCATCAAAGAATAACATATTGCGAGATATATATTTTGATGACTCAGCATAGGTATTTATAAAACTATTTTGAGTATTAGCGATTTCAATATTGTCTGTATTATTACTTTGTTGATTCTTTATGGACACACTGTACATATGCAAAAGTTCCATTAATTGCGACAGATAACTGTAAATTTCTGCTAATCCTTCAAATCGCTTTTCGTGCAATTTTGTGAACTTAAAATTTTCTTTGGACTTTAAATGATTAAGTTCCGTTTGGAATTGAGAAAGTTCTTTCGAATGTTCCTTTTTAATTTCTTCAATTTCTCTTGTATTTTCTTTTTTTATTTCTTCGAGCTTGCGGTCGTATGTGCTTTTAATGTTGCCTTTAACTCTTTGAGTTAAATACAATGTAAATAATGCTGGTACACCAACAAAACCGATTATTTGATAAACGTAATTTAAGTAATTCATATTTTTTTACTACTACTCGCCTAAAAGCTCTCGAAACTTTTTTTCAATTTCTTTTTTAATTGGTATTAGTTGCTCTGCAATTATTTGGGTTCCATTAATACTAAAGCTATCAACGTCAACCAAAAATTCACTTGAATATTGTGTATTTAATTCTTGTCCCACATAATATTGCGCATTAATCAATTTAGATACCTCAAAATATCTCTTTAAAAGCAGTTCGATTTCTTCACTAAAGAATATCAAATTTATACTATAATAGTTCCTAAAATTATCATAAGAATTATTAAAATTAAAACTTAGTTTTTCTTCATACTTATTTTTTGAGACACCATCAGGAACTACTTTGTAATTTGACACCATTACAGCTAATAAATCTATATTTTCATTGACATATTGATATGTTTTTTGTAACACTTTAAATCTTTTTTCGTGAAGCTTTGTAAACTTAAAATTCTCTTTAGATTTTAAATGATTTAAATCAGATTTTAGGTTTTCCAATTTAACATCAAAATGACCATTTTAGACCAATTGCAATTAATGCTGGAATTCCAGCATATTTTAATATTTCACCAAAAAATTCGATATAAGTCATTCTAAATAATTTTAAAATAAAGATAACTTTTTTAAAATTTAAGTCAATATGATTTTTGTTAATTAAAAACTTAATCCGATTTGAGTTTTAATATCTTCTACAATCAAACTCAAATCCAAACAATTTTGATGTGACCAAAACTCACTTTCAATTTGATTATTTCTGATGCAATTCTGACATTCTATAATTTCATGAGAATATCCTTTTCCTAAAGTTGGTAAAGTAAAAGTTGCTTCTTTTTCTTCATTTATAAATAAAGAATAGCCATCGGCAACATACCAAGGCGAGTTTAATTCAATTCTACCTTTTGTTCCCGAAATAACCGCTTTCATATCAGATTCTGAAACTATTGAAGCATGCAAAACCGATTGTGCCGACTCATATTGCAAAATCATAGAAGTTTGTAAATCAATATCATTTTTATGTTTTATGGCTTTCGCGATAATTTCTTTCGGATTTCCTAATAAAATATAAGAAAGAAATAAAGGATAAACGCCAATATCAAATAGAGCGCCTCCGCCTAATTGTTTATCAAACAATCTTTTGTTTTCGGTTTCACTTCCGTGAAAGGCAAAATCGGCTTTTATATAATTTATTTTACCAATTGCGTTATTGTTTATTTTCTGCAAAACATCTTGAACCGACGGAATAAATCGTGTCCAAAAAGCTTCCATAAAAAAATTATTGTGCTTTTTAGAAGCTTCAATCATTCGCTGTGCATCTTTATGAGATAGAGCCATTGGTTTTTCGCATAAAACATGTTTACCGTTTTCTAATGCTTTTATAGAAAGTTCTATATGAGAATTATGAGGCGTTGCAATGTAGATTATCTCAACTTCTGGATCTTCGAAAATCAAATCATAAGAATCGTAAACTTTTTGAGCATTAAATTTTTGGGCAAATTCTTTTCCTTTAATAATATCTCTA from Flavobacterium sp. YJ01 carries:
- a CDS encoding alpha/beta hydrolase-fold protein — its product is MNNFYALAFSLLFFTSIFSQKNKTKTAETSKPFVLGVIDEIQSKELGEKRILNIYLPEGYNPNEDEKYPVIYLLDGSADEDFIHISGLVQFNSFEWINQVPKSIVVGIATVDRRRDFTFPTTVENDKTRFPSTGHSDQFIAFIEKELQPFIDKKYKTNESKMIIGQSLGGLLETEILFKKPSLFNKYVIVSPSLWWDNGSLLNSDSEILKENFSQKTEIYIAVGKEGLTPTAIPRVMEVDANLLAEKIKFSKSKSIKVYFDYFPEENHGTILHPAVANSFKFFYPLSKE
- a CDS encoding YifB family Mg chelatase-like AAA ATPase; this encodes MLVKVYGSAVFGVEATTITVEVHMDKGIGYHLVGLPDNAIKESSYRIAAALKNNGFSLPGKKITINMAPADLRKEGSSYDLTLAMGILVGSDQIKAPEIERYIIMGELSLDGSLQPIRGALPIAIKAKEEGYKGFFLPIQNVKEAAIVSGLDVYGVENLKEIIDFFSGKGTLQPTVIDTRAEFYKTLDFPEFDFSDVRGQESIKRCMEIAAAGGHNIILIGPPGAGKTMLAKRVPSILPPMTLREALETTKIHSVAGKLKEVGLMNQRPFRSPHHTISNVALVGGGSYPQPGEISMAHNGVLFLDELPEFKRDVLEVMRQPLEDREVTISRAKFTITYPSSFMLVASMNPSPSGFFNDPGMPNTTSPHEMQRYMGKISGPLLDRIDIHIEVTPVPFEKLADDRKAESSVEIRKRVTAAREIQTKRFETVENVHYNAQMSSKLIREFCALDEASKELLKTAMERLNLSARAYDRILKVSRTIADLDNSENIISQHISEAIQYRSLDREGWLG
- a CDS encoding Gfo/Idh/MocA family oxidoreductase — its product is MEKVNNIKWGIIGLGNIATQFATDLSLIKDAELTAVASRDIIKGKEFAQKFNAQKVYDSYDLIFEDPEVEIIYIATPHNSHIELSIKALENGKHVLCEKPMALSHKDAQRMIEASKKHNNFFMEAFWTRFIPSVQDVLQKINNNAIGKINYIKADFAFHGSETENKRLFDKQLGGGALFDIGVYPLFLSYILLGNPKEIIAKAIKHKNDIDLQTSMILQYESAQSVLHASIVSESDMKAVISGTKGRIELNSPWYVADGYSLFINEEKEATFTLPTLGKGYSHEIIECQNCIRNNQIESEFWSHQNCLDLSLIVEDIKTQIGLSF